The sequence CAACTTAGGGTAGTCGACCATACCCCAAGTAAGCCTTAAATAAACCTGAACCGAAGTACATCTTTTAAACCAGGACAAATGCCGATACACGAAGATGCACTTACGAAAATCTCCACCTGTGTGGACGTTACTGTAAGTCTAGTTGGTAATCTCCAACCCCAGCTTGAAGCGAGAAAATGAGATCCAACCTTCCTCACGAAAAATAAACCGATTCCTGTTGCAATTCGTTGCCACAGTAAAACAACTGCGAATTACACTCATTGCAACACAAATCTTAAATAACCCCACGAGCATTTCCAAACGCCAGGACTATTGCCGACTAGGAAATCTCGAAGAAAAGATAATCTACGCAAACACACCTCTCATTTACACCGTGCCGAGCTCCGACACACTCTCTCTCAGATTCTACCGTCTTACCGGTCTCTCATTCATTTCGCGTCAACAACAACGTAGGAAGGTACAAGTGAAAGCTAATAGTAGATTGCGATCGTTAGACCACAATCCCGTGAATTTCGTGAATTCACGATCAAAATTAGGCTGAGTGGTACGAGAATTGTGAACCTGATAAATGGACTATTTGAGGAGAGTATAAGTGCAGTGTTGTTTTCCCTATCGATGTGATCTGGTATGTTTTTGTTTCTGTCGTTACAGTTACCAATATTATTCGGACAGCCGCCACCGTTCTGCAGATGACCAGCCGGATAGATGGGAGGACAGCAAACGCAAAACGGACTCgaaaccaaatactgttgagcATGTGTGGTGTTGCGGACTGTGTACGGactatttttggattttggatctaCCACGAAGGAATGGATTGATAATGAATGAGTATCTGGATAGGAAAAAAACGGTGTATGGAGAAAAAAGAATTAAGGATAGAACGAGGAAAAATCTGAGAAACGTTGCGAATTCATGACCAACTAAATAATAAGGTGactatgaataaatcaatatttacaagcaaaatttaattatttacctGTATTTTAGGTGAACCTCGAAACTACGTACTAATAAGGTaaaagcaaattaaaaataaagtgAAAATATGTATGATTAAGAAGAATaaatataaaacaagaaaacaaatcaaataaattgTGGAAAAATTAAATCTACGAaagaaattcaaaccaaattcaatgtATACTAGTCAACTAATTCTAATGTTGAATGATAAAGTGTTTTGAACTATTAATCTACTATTTACAGGTATTTACAAACTCGTCAAATCGAGTTTCTCGTTTGATCGTCTCTATTGTGAATGAGTTTTATGGCAAGTTTAGCCCTTCAAGGTGTTTTTGTGAAAACTTTGTTGATTCATAGTCACTTATTTAAGTTGTTCATAGCTGtgcaaattatttgaatttgtttAGGCTCAGAATCGGTACCCTCAGCTTCGGTTCCATTCGTAAATTTCCCCTAGGCGAGTCCGTCGAAACTGTCCGTAAGCTTTATGACCATATAGGTGTTTTTACCCAGTGTGTTTATGGTTACTCTTGCGAGTTACATAGCTTGTTAACCCATTTAAGTTACTGGGTTATCAGCCCATGCATTCGCTTAAGTTTATTGGCGAAGAAAACGCCGATTCGTTTCCCAGACAGATCTTCTAGTTCGTAAGTGTTCGATCCCAAGATTTTGCGCACTTTCGCTGGCTCGTATTTGGGAGCCAACTTTTTACAAAAGCCCTTCCCTTTATCCGACTGATCAAAGGTCTGCTTTAAAACCGTTTCGCCGACCTTGTAGGCGGGACACTGCGCGTTCGACCTAAGGTTATAACTCTTTGCGTGCTTTGCATAGGCCGTTTTTAGGTTCAGCTTGATCTCCTCGAACAATTGCTTTCGCTTCACTTCAGTTTGCTGTCCATTCTCGATCGGAGGTACATGGTTGTCGCGGATTCTGGAATACTCCCTACCATCGGAGactttttgtcgaccgaatacAACGAAATATGGCGTGTACTTGGTTGATTCATGAACAGAAGTTCTGATAGCATCCGCTATCTGTTGGATATCATCTGCCCAATGGTTATGAGACTTTTTCAGTGTTGCGCGTATCGCTGTCACAATCACCCGGTTTACTCTTTCAGTATTGTTCACCTGCGGGTGATACGCAGGCGTTAACCAGTGAGAAACGTGATTATCCTCAAGCAGTTTTTTGAACTCTTTGGAAATAAACTGAGAGCCATTGTCCGTCAAGATTATTTCGGGAACTCCGAATAAACGGAAGATCATGTTCTCCACGAAATCAACTAGCGAGTGAGCCTTGGCTTCTCGAAAAGCTAAATTTGCTAAATACGTCCGTGGCGACTAGCAAACATGTGTTTCGGTTTTTCCCGGACGGTGGCAATGGACCTACGTAGTCCAGTGTGATGAACTGCCACGGGTATTCAACGGGTTTTTGGGACCCCATGGGTGGTGTAGTGTTTATATTCCCCGCTTTGCTGGTCTGACACGTGAGACATTCTTTACAAAACTTACGGATCTCTATATTCATTCTTGGCCAGTAAAACCGTTGTTTCAACGAAGCGAGGGTCTTTTCATAGAGAAAATGCGCTTTTTGGTGTTCCTGGCGAATGATATCGACACGTTCTGCTTTTGGAGGGAGGCGTTTCCATTCGAAGCGGGGATCGCAGATACGATTTCCCGTTTTGACTAATCGAAATAGTCCCCCATCGATAATCCGGTAGTCCTTGTACTTGTTGGGCTTAGCTTGGATACGTTCCATGAGTTCCTCTTGCTCGGCATCAGGTTGGGATACTGACAAGGTATCCACTTCTATCGACCTGGATAAACAGTCAGCTGTAATGTTGGCTTTCCCCTTGCGATATTCCAACACGAAATCGTAGGCCTGGATTCGAAGAGCCCACCTCAGTAGTTTAGCATTTCCCGTATCGGAACCTACGTTAAAAAGCCACAGGAGGCTTCTTGCATCGGTGATGACTCTAAATTTTGTACCCTCTACATAGTGTCGAAAGTGCTGTATTGCGGAGAGTACCCCTAAGCATTCTTTCTCGACCGCTGCGTACCTTCGTTGGGTGCGGTTCAGCTTTTTGCTGAAGTAACTGATCACTCGCGGTACCCCATCCTGCTCCTGAACGAGGGCAGCTCCAATCGCTCGATCGGATGCGTCCGACTCAATGGTAAACGGCTTCGAAAAATCGGGGTTTCCAAGTATTGGCGCCGATGTTAGGACTGACTTCAGTTCCCTGAATGCCGCCTCCGCCTCTTTTGTCCAAATAACTTTCTTGTGCTCCTTTGAAAGCAAATCGGTAATCGGAGATGTTATTCCGCTGTAATTCTTTATGAATTTGTGGTAAAAACCTGCAAGTCCCATCAGGCGGCGGATATCTTCCTGAGTCTTTGGCTGGGCGTAGTCCAGTATTGGCTGAATGCGAGCAGAATCAATGGCTACTCCGTTTTCACTCAGCAGGTAGCCCAGATACACTACCTGCTTACGACAAAATCTCGACTTCTCCAGGGAAATTGTTAGCCCTGCCTTCTTAAGCCTTTCTGCGACGATACGTAAGAGTCTAAGGTGTTCTTTGAATGTTCTGGATGCAATGACAATGTCATCCAGATACACGAACACAAATGGTTCTAGATCAAACCCCAAAGCTTTATCCATAAGCCGGGCCATTTAGAAGGGAGCATTCGTGAGTCCAAACGGCAGTACTTTAAACCGGAATACTCCTTCATTGGTTCGAAAAGCGGTAAAGTTTCGACACTCCTCTTTCAGAGGGATCTGAAAGTATGCGTCTTTAAGATCAATCACCGAAAAGCACTTTGCCTTACCCAATCGTCGGAATATGTCCTGCATATTCCGCATTGGGTAAGTGTCCTTTATTGTGACTTTGTTGATCTTGCGAGAGTCTAAGCAGACTCTTACCTTCCCGTTTTTCTTCATCACTGGCACCAGCGGGTTGGTCCACTCGCTGTAACCTTCCTCTATTGCATCCAACCGTTTGAATCTCTGTACCTCCTCATTTATTGCTTGTTGAACGTAAGGCGAGCATTTATACATCGGCGGGTTACGGGGTGTAGCTCCTTCCTGGAGAACGATTTCATGGGTTATCAGATGCGTTCTGCCCAGCTTTCCATCTGATGTCAGTTTAAACTCCTTAACTACTTCGGTCAGCTGTGTCCGCTCCGTTTCTGATAGTTCGTGTTCGGTTTCGATTGCATCAGGATCCGGGACAGACTCTACTGGTCCTTCGTAAACTGGAATGTCCAGGTTTTCGTCGTATTCGGCTAATTCTGGAGATAGTGGATCCCCAGACGGTTCAATGGTGAAACACATTGATGAGTTGCCACTAACACCTACTGTTTCCACTTCTTCACCCACGTCAATCATCGGTTTTATtccaaaagattcccaaaagtCTACTCCTAATATTAAATGTCGCGAAATCTCTGGCACTACGAGAGTAGGTACCACCTTTGTCAACTTTTTGTACGTGAATGGAACAATTACGTACCCTAAGCAGCTGTGTACGGACCCATCAGCTGTTGAAACCCTGATGGACGCCGGCTGAATTTTGAGattatatttttcaatcacttcCAGGGAGTTCAGGATGCTAATTCCTGCTAACGAATCCAACAAAGCTTCGAGTTCTGATTCGAAGACCTTCACTTTAATATGGGGACATTTGGTCCTCTGAACTTTGATatgataaatttgagaaaatggATCGTAACTTGTTACATTTTTGGGGAGTTTACTAACGACCGGGTGTGACGAATTCCCCTTATCGCCCCCCTCTACTCGTTTCCCTGGTTTGTGGCTTGCACATTCGTTGCTCTGGAGCAGCGCTCACAATTCCGAATTGTTCTGCCCAAGTTCCCACATCCGTAACAGAATACTATCTTGGGTCGAGGACATTGTCTCCAACCATGGCCCTGGCCTTGACAATTCCAACAACTCACTGGTGTTGGTGTACTTTGTGCTGGTCTTGCTTGCTGTTCCGATGTCTGCCTGGTCGCTTGAGAAAAATTCCGATTGGATCGAGTGTTGATTGCGTTGACGGAATGGTCACTTTCGTAGTCACTACCTTCCGGTTCGACGTGGTTTATTGGCCGACGTTGAAAACTTGATGTCCCTTCTGAATTATGAAATTGCAGCTGTGGATCAGCGGCATCTATTCTGTAATTTAACCTCGTCAACTGTTGAAGGTTCTCGACCTCAACAATCGATATCTTGGATCTATAGTGCTGTCGCATATTGTCCCATATTACCTCAAATTTTCTTCGGTTTGAAAGCGGTTTAGACAGTAAGCGATTCATCTTCTCAATCTCCGTCACAAAAGCAATGAACGGTTCTCCTCGCTGTTGCTTCCGTTCTTGTATCTTCGTTCTAATTCCCTGGTCTTTATTGGGGTTTCCAAATCGGTACGTTATGGAAGTCTCGAATTCTTCCCACGTATTCAAGTCATCCACGAAGGTGAAAAACCAATCCGAAGCACCTCCTTCCAACAACATGTGAACGTCTCTCAGTAAGATCATCTTGCTCACACCTTCTCGCTCAGCAAGCTTCTTTGCTTTGTAAAGAAAACTCTCCACTGTCATCACTGATCTTGGTTCACCGTTGAACTTCAACTTCCACTTTTCCACTCGTCCTTGGCCTGCATATCGTCCACCGGGCTGCCTTATCGCTTGTCCTGCGTAGCTGTTCCAATCGTTGTAATTGGAATAATCTGAGAAGTGGTCACCCATCTGAGGAATTCTGTTTCGCCAACCCGGCGGATTCCTGATCGGTTCGTCATCGCTGTCGTCATCGTCAATACTTCCGTGGTGTGTCATCACATGGCTGTTACCGTGCTCCGGTCTTTTCACATGCACCGGCGCACCTCTTTGTGGCGTTTCTCGTTGTTGACCTACTCTATCTCTGCTCGGAACATCTTCCCTTCTCCTCTGGTTTTCGCTCTGCGCTAGTCTGGCTGTTAAATCCGCTATCATTGTCCTCATTTCTTCCCACTCGCTTCGCGGCACAGTAATAAGTGTCGCCGGCTCCTCAGTGGTCTTCGGTGTAATTTTTGGGATAACTCCTTTTGGATGTGCTAGAGTATCCAATCCGCGACTATTACTTTCCTCGTTCTGGTCCATTGATAAAGGAGAATGTCCAGGAAGCTGCAAACTGAGCGATGGAGAATTTCTCGACCCTTGTCCTACACTCGCTTGTTCTCCGTTCCCTTGCATAATGGTATTTATTTTTGACACTAACGGCGATTGCGGCGGTCCGAATTGAAATTTCGACATAACTTTTTCGATCACTTGCACTAACTCccgtttttttcttttctcttcctcCCCGTTCACTTGAATCCACTTCACTCTATACCAATAATGTAGAACACGCGACTCGTATTTTGACTCCACTCTTTTTTCTAATGCTTTCTCCAAATTTAGTACTCTTCCTTCAATGTGagagtattcttcgaaaatattgTAAGGTGAACGATAAATGTGTCCATCTTTTTGATCatgttatatataaaaatgaaatggtctgtgttcgttcgaaaacggctggatggattttattcattccttcagcagttacgttcattatagtttccgacgggtttatatgatattcccTCACGCAtaaatcacgagtaaggttgagtacatcgtgaaaaattaaaattaagattcgtattgaaatttcccatgggcagttcacaacgcgcatttccgcctactatgcaggacaacgtctgccgggtcgactagtttttaaataaatttctcaaATGTCTTTGCTTCGCATTCAAATCAAGCTTAAAAGTATCTTCCGATTGATTGCGAGTTTGCAATTCAAAATCTAACTCCTCCAAATTTAAGTCTATTTTGTtttataaaaattcaaattcaaatcaaaatatatcaaatgtaGGAAATGTAGAAAATAATGATAGATATAAACAGTaatatagaaaataattcaactaATATTATAAGAGTACTATacgcgaaaaaaaatgtaatgatGTGTGTAAAGAGAAAACTTAATAATGTGtgcaaagaagaaaaaaaaactaagtctaaattacgcaaaaaaaaatcaaaattatgaaTGAAAAAAGCCTTGTATTGTTGGGCGCCAGATATAACCGTACGACCCGTCCGCGCCTTCCGAAAGGATTAGCGGAtggtttaagcgccactccTAATGGAGACCATCCACCTGTTTTAGGGTTGCCCGGCCTAAGACCTTTCAGGGGAAAGGGTTATTGTTTTCCAATAATGGAAGGAAAGCGCGAAGATCGGCAGGCTACAGGtattccaaataaaaattactcCCCCTTTAAAACACAGATCGATCGTTAATCGAAAGAAAGACCACCTAGTCGAAAGCAGAATATCCGCTTACAGTCGTTATCATCATCGGTTGGCTATAAACAGCTCACCCCGATCAGATCTGGAAAAATGGAGAGTGTCCGTTGGTTGGATTCAGGGCCAACCTCCCCAGTAAAACAATCAAAAGAAAAACTACTGAAAAACGATACCGAATGACATGAAAACCTCCTCTACATTACCTCTTCTCGTTTCTGTGAGCTAAACAAGTCGGATTGTCTGTGGTACCTTATAACATTTTATTTCAGCTCAAAACACAATGGTTAACCCGTTCAATTCATACACATCGATTTAGGGTTTTCGTAGGCCTACATTCTATAATTCAAAAAAACtctctctcacttctcatctaCTTCTTCTGTTCGCTTCTATTCTTTCGTAATCTAATTATCTCCTATCACGTGCTTTTGTGCGGTGTGGGCATTCACTTTCAGGGATCGGCTAATAGAAAAATAGCCTCTCACCGCCACGCATCACCAACCAAAATTGGGAGCAGGcaaatccaaaaaatattcTTCACCAAGCGCGCTTGGGCGATTCCAATTTGCATGCATGCGTTTACTTACGGACCATCACTTTTGTCGGCGTTGTTCACCACGACGGGGACGAAGCTATCGGTCGCTTGCTGGACGATGCTGTTGACCGGTCGAAGAACGGTGCGGTGCCGCAGGCGGCCTGACGAGCGGACGACGCCTACGCACGTGCTCCACGGACGGAGATGGCGACGCTTGCCATGTGCTTACGGGATGGTGGAGAAGGTGACGCTTACCTACGGCTCATCTAACACGATGCCGGTCTCTTACACCGCGGTCGCGGTGCGCGCTCTGTTGCGGTTCCTCCTTCTACGCTACGAAATTACTTCATGCGCCGACGGCGCCTCGCCAACGAGATGTGGACTTTGCTGCTGCGCTCTCGGTCGTCACCGACAGCGGGAAAACGGTTGCTGTTGCTGACTTACTTGCTGCCTTCGCCCTGCCTGGGCGCGAGATTGACGGTCGCGGCCCCTTCCGGCAAAGTGGACCGCCGGGAAACTTCGAAGCTGCAGAGTGGGGTCAGGAGTGGTCACTGGTAAACGGGTGAGGTGACGGGCTTTCAGCACACCGGCCACGATTCTGAAGATTAAACGTGTTCGCCACGCTGTTACAAGCACATTCAAAGCACATTTAAAAGCACGTGATTTACCTGATTGTCGCTCCACACTCGCACACTTTCCTCAACCAGCACAGTTTTTAGCTAAACTAGGAACTAGTTAACGACTGTCTTTGCTATAACTAGGAGAGAGGTTTAACTCGAATTAGTAAATTCAAAGAGGCTACCATGTCACTTGTCTACCTGTAAGATCACCTCACGACGCGAAACTAAATCGGACAACTCCTGCCTCTTCCACAATCCAGATCAAAGTGAACGAGTCACAGTCAAGAATCCTCAGATTAAATGTAAGATTGTCCTAATTCTTAGCCTTCGGTTTTGGCCTCACGAAGTCCCTAGATCGCATTTCCTCTCCTAACGATCGAAATGCAAGAAGCAATTAACCCATTCGGATTACAGCCTACTTTGCCTGCCGATCTTTCCGAAaattattaaagaggctttgtTGGGATTTTCCCCAGGTGGATGGTCACTAACCGACTCCGTGACGTAATCACATGCGCTCGCCTTTGCCAACACATGGTTTGCACGTTGATCTGTTGATCTAGAACGTTCTTTGCTTCGCGAGCGCGAGAGAATTTGGAATCTAGAAGAGCTTTTTGATTTTCTGGAAACGCGGTACAACGGAATGCtaggaaatttcaaatttggtacTATTTACAAAAACTATTAATAAAACTACTTTCTATATTTAAATCAAGTTCATATTCAATTATactaaatatttacaaaactgtAACGGACCGAATGGCCGTTACAATACTCGCACATGAAACAAGTCGAACCAATgcagaaaaatcttattttCCTCAAGCAAGTATGGGAATTGAATGTAGGTCAGAAAACAAGATAATGTCGTCAGAAGGGTCCAACCTGTATGGTGGTCCAAATCCAGTAGTTGAAAAAGTTAATGGCGGAATTGCACAAGTAGATCTTCTccctatgaaaaataaatcagaCTTCGGTTTTTAtcagccccctgaaacggctgtcatctgcatacaatatgattgaagccgaaaatttggtgctaaacttggtgctagctgtcaagctgtggctttaagcacggaacacagtgacgcatgcgacaatatcgcCCGAGGACAGATTTAATtcggataaaaaataaataaacagtattttcattttattttaggCTGTTGTAACAAGAAAAAGCGcaccatctaaaatatgtttctaAACTTTATTGCAATTATCTCTATAGCTGATGCGTTCATTTCAGATACACATGTTTCGCTAAAGCGCAAAAGTTATCAGCACTGTTTTTTGTCACAATAACAAATACCAAATTAATattaataacaaatttgtcaagtctgcctgATACTCATGTCGATAGTTTGATAGATGTCTGAAGGAAGTTAACAAATATTTGGCATTGTGATAAAGAGTGGGCCTTTAATTCCTAATGCATTTTTCTGTTTGCAAACCAAATTTTTGCAAGTAGAAAAAATAAGACTGCAAATCAATTAACTGATTGATCAGCAGCGATTTATTTTTCCTCTAAATTTTAGAACACTATTCTCATTTgaatctgaagcaaaataatacaaaaacgcTGGTATCTCCAGCAGTGTTCTGTTCatgtttgaattttgaataaataaaaataattatttatcttGCTGCTCAGTAATTGCAAAGTGCATTGATTCGAATTCCGGACGTAAAATTTGGATTTCGTGATTCaatcttcaaaaaaatcatagctgtgcaacagttttgagcttttgaatctGAGCTTAAATTAATCTAgggcagctgctgggagaatgcatgtttcagattcatattaaaattgaatGCAGCAGAACAATTGGAATCACGCACTACTAATCTGATTTAATTTTTAGGTTACTTAAATAGGGTTCTTAAGATTAACTCATAATCGACTAAAATTCAAATGTGACACATTTGCGACATGGGCAGTATAGTTAGGTTTCTCGTCAGCTAAAAGAACTTTTTCCGGTGCATGATCATTCGCAGCTCgatagttattatttttaatctccTGACTTTTACGCTAAGTCCATTATGCTAagaaaaaaactattattctgTCAACACCCAAATGGTCCAGTataaagcaaaattttatcaacAATGCGACATCCACTTCCAGTTGGATCAGATCAAATGCAAAGAAAAAAGGTTTCAATAGTGTTTCATAAAACACCTGTCGATGACACGTACAATGATTAAGTAGATTAATTTATCTTAGTTTCGACGCCCACATTATAGTGAGCTCAAGTGTATAGCCAAAAAGTTTATGCGTCAAGATCAAATAGATGAATTGatttcgttaactgaaaagtatgTGTGCTGTCTCGTGTCTCATAGtggcagttcaataattatcgaataaccctgcttgcaGAGCAAGATCACTTTTGATAGATTTACATTTTAATGGTTTTGGGGGGTGCACCAGCCTTTTTTAAGACTGgctattttttaaatcttcgaaCTGGCACTTTCAAGGTTATATTCGGTAAATGAGACGAACCTTAATGTGTGTTCTCATTCGGATTCTGATAAACTTATTTCTCGAAGGACCTTAGCCGGTCCTGTAAATATACTGTGaaacaattttgaattttctgttcaggcatccctgaattgtcaaaatcggaggATAATTGACAGAGttacaatatatttaaatttacCAAACCCACTTAATTTGGTCATGTACAGCATTTTACGAGCGCCAATTTTCTAACGACCAAAGTTTAacaatcgaactgtcaaatctaaccatgcaccagagcagggttatttttaaccaaagTGAAATAATCATCGAATTgtcaaaattaaactaaaaattaaacgaatcggtggaatggttcacatccttagtgg comes from Armigeres subalbatus isolate Guangzhou_Male chromosome 2, GZ_Asu_2, whole genome shotgun sequence and encodes:
- the LOC134209645 gene encoding uncharacterized protein LOC134209645 — its product is MIFRLFGVPEIILTDNGSQFISKEFKKLLEDNHVSHWLTPAYHPQVNNTERVNRVIVTAIRATLKKSHNHWADDIQQIADAIRTSVHESTKYTPYFVVFGRQKVSDGREYSRIRDNHVPPIENGQQTEVKRKQLFEEIKLNLKTAYAKHAKSYNLRSNAQCPAYKVGETVLKQTFDQSDKGKGFCKKLAPKYEPAKVRKILGSNTYELEDLSGKRIGVFFANKLKRMHGLITQ